In Halorhabdus tiamatea SARL4B, a genomic segment contains:
- a CDS encoding aldo/keto reductase: MEYRTFGSTQIDVSAVGLGTWNVGPVWSDVSDEQAKEAIRTALDADVNLIDTAEVYGGGRAERLIGEVLDERGRDGIFVPTKAAPDEDGGHSEAGLRESIAGSQERLGVETLDLVQLHCPETQAFYDPSTFETLEALREEGEIAHAGVSVEKVEEADKAIEYDVVETVQLIFNPFRHRPAERFFERAKANDVGIIARVPLASGLLADAFDGIEDFDEDDHRRSAAEGGVDAGIGRAGGETFAGVPFEAGLEAVDDLRPYVPEEMSMAQFTLRWILDHDAVSTVIPGSTSPDHVEANAAAADFPELSHETHGAVRDIYEAHLYDHVHHRW; the protein is encoded by the coding sequence ATGGAGTACCGAACTTTCGGATCGACCCAAATCGACGTCTCGGCGGTCGGTCTCGGCACGTGGAACGTCGGTCCCGTCTGGAGCGACGTCAGCGACGAACAGGCAAAAGAAGCGATTCGAACCGCGCTGGACGCGGACGTCAATCTGATCGACACCGCCGAAGTTTACGGTGGCGGCCGCGCCGAGCGCCTCATCGGGGAGGTGCTCGATGAACGCGGTCGCGATGGAATCTTCGTCCCGACGAAGGCCGCCCCCGACGAGGACGGCGGCCACTCCGAAGCGGGCCTCCGGGAATCCATCGCGGGTTCGCAGGAGCGCCTCGGCGTCGAGACGCTCGACCTCGTGCAGTTGCACTGCCCGGAGACACAGGCCTTCTACGATCCCAGCACGTTCGAGACGCTGGAAGCACTCCGCGAGGAAGGCGAGATCGCCCACGCGGGCGTCAGCGTCGAGAAGGTCGAGGAAGCGGACAAAGCCATCGAGTACGACGTCGTCGAGACGGTCCAGCTCATCTTCAACCCGTTCCGTCACCGACCGGCCGAGCGGTTCTTCGAGCGGGCCAAAGCCAACGACGTCGGCATCATCGCGCGCGTCCCGCTGGCTTCCGGGCTGCTCGCCGACGCCTTCGACGGGATCGAGGACTTCGACGAGGACGATCACCGCCGGAGCGCCGCCGAGGGTGGCGTCGACGCCGGGATCGGCCGCGCGGGCGGCGAGACGTTCGCCGGCGTGCCCTTCGAGGCCGGTCTCGAGGCCGTCGACGACCTGCGGCCGTACGTCCCCGAGGAGATGTCGATGGCGCAGTTCACGCTCCGGTGGATTCTCGACCACGACGCCGTTTCGACGGTGATCCCTGGTTCGACCTCACCCGACCACGTCGAGGCCAACGCCGCCGCGGCGGACTTCCCCGAGCTCTCCCACGAGACCCACGGCGCAGTCCGGGACATCTACGAGGCGCACCTCTACGACCACGTTCACCATCGGTGGTGA
- the ileS gene encoding isoleucine--tRNA ligase has protein sequence MTDAEDRDPPTYERFGEVADQYDPDSVRDRVFAHWDAVNAYEQTKEHRADGEDFFFVDGPPYTSGAAHMGTTWNKTLKDAYIRYLRMQGYDVTDRPGYDMHGLPIETKVEEKLDFENKKDIREFGEENFIDECKAFAEEQLEGLQEDFKSFGVWMDWDDPYKTVSPEYMEAAWWGFEQAHEKGLVEQGKRSISQCPRCETAIANNEVEYEDVSDPSIYVKFDLTDREGSLVIWTTTPWTIPANTFVAVDEGLTYQGVRAEKDGETEVLWIAESCVEDVLSKGRYDDYEVVDEATGEEMVGWEYEHPLREEVPDAPEGEDALQVYTADYVEADRTGLVHSAPGHGEEDFERGQELGLDVFCPVGGDGVYDEAAGKYAGEFVKDADTAIMDDLDANGNLLSRGTTHHSYGHCWRCDTGIIQIVTDQWFITVTDIKDEMLENIADSEWHPDWARDNRFRDFVEEAPDWNVSRQRYWGIPIPIWTAEDWDGSMDDAIVIGDREELAERVDQDVDPENVDLHKGTVDDLTITEDGRTYERVPDVFDVWLDSSVASWGTLDYPENEADFEELWPADLIMEAHDQTRGWFWSQLGMGTAAVGEIPYDEVLMHGYALMPDGRGMSKSKGITVEPQEAISEGGADPMRAFLLSQNPQGEDMRFSWDGMDSMGRNLNILWNVFRFPLPYMRMDGFSPDETTVADVDLEEIDEWVLSRLQTVEAEMGAHFEDRRQDRAIQALMDFVVEDVSRFYVQAVRDRVWAEGEDGSKSAAYATLYRVLEETVALLAPFTPFIAEEIYQYLTGDAGFDTVHMCDWPEPDGNLRDVSLENEISVVRAAEEAGSNARQQAERKLRWPVKRVVVDVDDQEVGGSIELQADLLADRLNAREIEVVDPEEAWGELTYSAEADMSKLGPAFGDEAGAIMNALNDASVAEPSIEALESAVANELGRGVDLTAEMVEFVRNTPTGVASTEFEALEGGGVVYVDTTLTEDIESEGYAREVVRRVQEMRKDLDLAMDARIRVEYEIEDDRVEGLVEEREGLIAEEVRADSFGKVEDGYRKEWEVEGVKAEIAVEEV, from the coding sequence ATGACAGACGCCGAGGACCGCGACCCGCCGACGTACGAGCGATTCGGCGAGGTGGCCGATCAGTACGACCCCGACAGCGTCCGTGATCGGGTGTTCGCCCACTGGGACGCCGTCAACGCCTACGAGCAGACCAAAGAACACCGCGCCGATGGTGAGGACTTCTTCTTCGTCGACGGGCCGCCCTACACCTCCGGGGCGGCCCACATGGGCACCACCTGGAACAAGACACTGAAGGACGCCTATATCCGGTACCTCCGCATGCAGGGCTACGACGTGACTGACCGGCCGGGCTACGACATGCACGGCCTGCCCATCGAGACGAAAGTCGAGGAGAAACTCGACTTCGAGAACAAAAAGGACATTCGGGAGTTCGGCGAGGAGAACTTCATCGACGAGTGCAAGGCCTTCGCCGAGGAGCAACTCGAGGGCCTGCAGGAAGACTTCAAGTCCTTCGGCGTCTGGATGGACTGGGACGACCCGTACAAGACGGTCAGCCCCGAGTACATGGAGGCCGCCTGGTGGGGTTTCGAGCAAGCCCACGAGAAGGGACTGGTCGAGCAGGGCAAGCGCTCGATCTCACAGTGTCCCCGGTGTGAGACCGCCATCGCCAATAACGAGGTCGAGTACGAGGACGTCTCCGACCCGTCGATCTACGTCAAATTCGACCTCACCGATCGCGAAGGAAGCCTCGTCATCTGGACGACGACACCCTGGACGATCCCCGCCAACACCTTCGTCGCCGTCGACGAGGGCCTGACCTACCAGGGCGTCCGGGCCGAGAAGGACGGTGAAACGGAAGTCCTGTGGATCGCCGAGTCCTGCGTCGAGGACGTCCTCTCGAAGGGGCGGTACGACGACTACGAGGTCGTCGACGAGGCGACCGGCGAGGAGATGGTCGGCTGGGAATACGAGCACCCACTTCGCGAGGAAGTCCCGGACGCGCCCGAGGGCGAGGACGCGCTACAGGTCTACACCGCCGACTACGTCGAGGCCGACCGGACCGGCCTGGTCCACTCCGCGCCGGGACACGGTGAGGAGGACTTCGAGCGCGGCCAGGAGTTGGGGCTGGACGTCTTCTGTCCGGTCGGCGGCGACGGTGTCTACGACGAGGCGGCCGGGAAGTACGCCGGCGAGTTCGTCAAGGACGCCGACACAGCGATCATGGACGACCTCGACGCGAACGGCAACCTCCTCTCGCGCGGAACGACCCACCACAGCTACGGCCACTGCTGGCGCTGCGATACGGGCATCATCCAGATCGTCACCGACCAGTGGTTCATCACAGTCACCGACATCAAAGACGAGATGCTCGAGAACATCGCGGACAGCGAGTGGCACCCCGACTGGGCGCGGGACAACCGCTTCCGTGATTTCGTCGAGGAGGCCCCTGACTGGAACGTCTCCCGGCAGCGCTACTGGGGGATTCCGATCCCGATCTGGACGGCTGAGGACTGGGACGGATCCATGGACGACGCCATCGTGATCGGCGACCGGGAGGAACTCGCCGAGCGCGTGGATCAGGACGTCGATCCGGAAAACGTCGACCTCCACAAGGGGACCGTCGACGACCTGACGATCACCGAAGACGGCCGGACCTACGAGCGCGTGCCGGACGTCTTCGACGTCTGGCTCGACTCCTCGGTCGCCTCGTGGGGCACCCTCGACTACCCCGAAAACGAGGCGGACTTCGAGGAGTTGTGGCCGGCGGACCTCATCATGGAAGCCCACGACCAGACGCGCGGGTGGTTCTGGTCCCAGTTAGGGATGGGAACCGCGGCGGTCGGCGAGATCCCCTACGACGAGGTGCTGATGCACGGCTACGCCCTGATGCCCGACGGCCGCGGGATGTCCAAGTCCAAGGGCATCACCGTCGAGCCACAGGAAGCGATCTCCGAGGGCGGCGCGGACCCGATGCGGGCGTTCCTCCTCTCTCAGAACCCCCAGGGCGAGGACATGCGCTTCTCCTGGGACGGGATGGACTCGATGGGGCGCAACCTCAACATCCTCTGGAACGTCTTCCGGTTCCCGCTGCCGTACATGCGGATGGACGGGTTCAGCCCCGATGAAACGACCGTCGCTGACGTCGACCTCGAAGAAATCGACGAGTGGGTGCTCTCCCGGCTCCAGACCGTCGAGGCCGAGATGGGCGCACACTTCGAGGACCGCCGCCAGGACCGCGCCATCCAGGCGCTGATGGACTTCGTCGTCGAGGACGTCTCCCGCTTTTACGTCCAGGCCGTCCGCGATCGCGTCTGGGCGGAGGGCGAGGACGGCTCGAAGTCGGCCGCCTACGCCACGCTCTATCGCGTTCTCGAGGAGACCGTCGCGCTGCTGGCACCCTTTACGCCCTTCATCGCCGAGGAGATCTACCAGTACCTCACCGGCGACGCCGGCTTCGACACCGTCCACATGTGCGACTGGCCCGAGCCCGACGGGAACCTGCGTGACGTCAGCCTCGAGAACGAGATTTCGGTCGTCCGGGCCGCCGAAGAGGCCGGCTCGAACGCTCGCCAGCAGGCCGAGCGCAAGCTCCGGTGGCCGGTCAAGCGCGTCGTCGTCGACGTCGACGACCAGGAGGTCGGCGGGTCGATAGAGTTGCAGGCCGACCTGCTGGCCGACCGCCTGAACGCCCGCGAGATCGAGGTCGTCGATCCCGAGGAGGCGTGGGGTGAACTCACCTACAGCGCCGAGGCCGACATGAGCAAACTCGGCCCGGCCTTCGGCGACGAGGCGGGAGCCATCATGAACGCTCTCAACGACGCCAGCGTCGCCGAGCCGTCGATCGAAGCCCTCGAATCGGCCGTCGCGAACGAGCTGGGTCGGGGCGTCGACCTCACGGCGGAGATGGTCGAGTTCGTCCGCAACACGCCCACGGGCGTCGCGAGCACGGAGTTCGAAGCCTTAGAGGGTGGCGGCGTGGTCTACGTCGATACGACCCTCACCGAGGACATCGAGAGCGAGGGCTATGCCCGCGAGGTCGTCCGGCGCGTTCAGGAGATGCGCAAGGACCTCGATCTGGCGATGGACGCCCGGATCCGCGTCGAGTACGAGATCGAAGACGATCGCGTCGAAGGGCTGGTCGAAGAACGCGAGGGTCTGATCGCCGAGGAAGTCCGGGCCGATTCGTTCGGCAAGGTCGAGGACGGCTACCGCAAGGAATGGGAAGTAGAAGGCGTCAAAGCGGAGATTGCGGTCGAAGAAGTCTAA